One window of the Gemmatimonadota bacterium genome contains the following:
- a CDS encoding bacteriohemerythrin produces MALIAWRKAFEIGIEAVDHEHRELIDLINQLHERLGHGATRETVADFLGEIHARISAHFALEERVMRELEYDEYAEHKEDHETLLDDIRDIMDAFEEGSYAEFEAELGEQLETWFSGHFRTKDARLHTFLHDRGM; encoded by the coding sequence ATGGCGCTGATCGCCTGGCGCAAGGCCTTCGAAATCGGGATCGAGGCGGTCGATCACGAGCACCGCGAGCTGATCGACCTCATCAACCAGCTCCATGAGCGACTCGGGCATGGCGCCACGCGGGAGACGGTCGCCGATTTTCTCGGTGAGATCCACGCACGCATCTCCGCGCATTTCGCCCTCGAGGAACGGGTCATGCGCGAACTGGAATACGACGAGTACGCCGAGCACAAGGAAGACCACGAAACCCTGCTGGACGATATCCGGGACATCATGGACGCGTTCGAGGAAGGCAGCTATGCCGAATTCGAGGCGGAATTGGGCGAGCAGCTGGAAACGTGGTTCAGCGGGCACTTCCGCACGAAGGATGCCCGCCTGCACACCTTTCTCCATGACCGAGGCATGTGA